In the Malaclemys terrapin pileata isolate rMalTer1 chromosome 12, rMalTer1.hap1, whole genome shotgun sequence genome, one interval contains:
- the LOC128846362 gene encoding DLA class II histocompatibility antigen, DR-1 beta chain-like translates to MAPQAKPVSVSFWLMCLCSVACAGVHHLSYLQLISPQAAPGLPRRLSVERMNDLVLSAYDSNTGKLAPRHGYTPGDKNSHQFWSMRSARCPVWDSWVETEYQALVREMNTSSPKTEPYYMQVLKICELDDATGAAQAITRYSLNGEDVLRYQSDQNRWFSVHPAAWRVAERWNREGETFGVMKLFTPQRCKFWIESSAPFTAQKTAQPTARVALVPGTQDRPRRLICHVTGFYPRDIEVTWERGGQVAQGEQLTSGIQPNGDPTFQIQVSIELGQEGVSPTEHVCVVRHITLGSDPLRVTWDSQAMGQARVSLIVTGCILTVLGIGALGWYLRRRQGARKGPYHPAQTQPWTIDSAQATAKPAGGTFSTTFSLLDATK, encoded by the exons ATGGCGCCTCAGGCCAAACCTGTCTCAGTGTCCTTCTGGCTTATGTGTCTCTGCTCTGTTGCCTGTGCTG GGGTTCACCACCTCTCCTATCTCCAGCTCATCTCCCCGCAGGCGGCCCCTGGGCTGCCCAGGCGGCTGAGTGTGGAGAGGATGAATGACCTGGTGCTCTCAGCCTATGACAGCAACACCGGCAAGCTGGCTCCTCGCCATGGCTACACCCCAGGGGACAAGAACAGCCACCAGTTCTGGAGCATGCGCAGTGCTCGGTGCCCAGTGTGGGACTCCTGGGTGGAGACTGAGTACCAGGCCCTGGTGCGTGAAATGAACACCAGCTCCCCCAAAACAG AACCCTACTACATGCAGGTCCTGAAGATCTGTGAACTGGACGATGCCACCGGTGCTGCCCAAGCCATCACCAGATATTCCCTCAATGGGGAGGACGTGCTGCGGTACCAGTCCGACCAGAACCGCTGGTTCTCGGTGCACCCAGCAGCCTGGCGAGTGGCGGAGCGCTGGAACCGCGAAGGGGAGACTTTTGGTGTGATGAAACTGTTCACACCCCAGCGATGCAAGTTCTGGATTGAAAGCTCTGCGCCATTCACTGCTCAGAAGACAG cccaaCCCACAGCGCGTGTGGCCCTTGTCCCAGGGACCCAGGACCGGCCGCGACGCCTCATCTGCCACGTGACAGGGTTCTATCCCCGCGACATCGAGGTGACCTGGGAGCGGGGGGGCCAGGTGGCCCAGGGGGAGCAGCTGACCAGTGGGATCCAGCCAAATGGAGACCCCACCTTCCAGATCCAGGTGTCCAtcgagctggggcaggagggggtcagccccactgagcatgtgtgtgtggtgAGACATATCACCCTGGGGAGTGACCCCCTGAGGGTGACCTGGG ATTCCCAGGCCATGGGCCAAGCTCGTGTCTCATTGATTGTTACTGGCTGCATCCTCACTGTGCTGGGcattggggccctgggctggtaCCTGAGAAGGAGGCAAG GGGCCCGTAAGGGGCCATATCACCCGGCGCAGACACAGCCATGGACCATTGACTCTGCTCAAGCCACGGctaagccagcaggaggcaccttTTCCACGACATTTTCTCTCCTGGATGCCACCAAGTGA